A single region of the Bifidobacterium asteroides DSM 20089 genome encodes:
- the purC gene encoding phosphoribosylaminoimidazolesuccinocarboxamide synthase → MEKLGMRYQGKAKKLYETDDPDILWVEYTDQATAGNGAKKANIEGKARLNNRITTVIFSLLARRGIPSHFVRSISDTEQLNRRLDMFPLEIVMRNRAAGSFAKRYGVAEGTTLRQPVLEFFYKSDPLDDPFINRDDILALGLATEQDLDIIAAKTREINGALTGIFRAINVELVDFKIEMGKTGSGIILLGDEITPDTCRLWAIGNNNDGHVTHLDKDIFRRDLGSIIPAYQTILDGLTELEERESQSNS, encoded by the coding sequence GTGGAAAAGTTGGGAATGCGCTATCAAGGCAAAGCCAAGAAACTGTACGAGACGGATGACCCGGACATACTCTGGGTTGAGTACACTGACCAGGCCACCGCGGGGAACGGGGCCAAGAAGGCCAATATCGAAGGCAAGGCCAGACTGAACAACAGGATCACCACGGTGATATTCTCCCTGCTGGCCCGCCGGGGCATCCCCAGCCACTTCGTACGCAGCATCTCGGACACCGAACAGCTCAACCGCCGGCTGGACATGTTCCCCCTGGAGATCGTCATGCGCAACCGGGCTGCAGGCTCTTTCGCCAAGCGATACGGGGTTGCGGAAGGCACCACCCTGAGGCAGCCGGTGCTGGAGTTCTTCTACAAGTCCGATCCTCTGGATGATCCGTTTATCAACCGGGACGACATTCTGGCCCTGGGACTGGCCACTGAGCAGGATCTGGACATCATCGCCGCTAAGACCCGGGAGATCAACGGGGCACTGACCGGCATCTTCCGCGCCATCAACGTGGAGCTGGTGGATTTCAAGATCGAAATGGGCAAGACCGGATCGGGCATCATCCTGCTTGGTGACGAGATCACCCCCGACACCTGCCGGCTCTGGGCGATTGGCAACAATAATGACGGCCATGTCACCCACCTGGACAAGGATATCTTCCGCAGGGATCTGGGCAGCATCATTCCGGCCTATCAAACCATTCTGGACGGGCTTACCGAATTGGAGGAGCGCGAAAGCCAATCGAACAGCTGA